One segment of Monomorium pharaonis isolate MP-MQ-018 chromosome 6, ASM1337386v2, whole genome shotgun sequence DNA contains the following:
- the LOC118646289 gene encoding protein GVQW3-like, with the protein MVLFLLSIKARNLCLFRKMERSEFRAVIKHLYLKSLTPKEIKAELGEVHGTSAPVFATVYNWVNEFKRGRTSTKGERRSGRPVEVTTPAIIDKIHDMVLSNRRIKVREIVEATGISQDTVFSILHEKLGVKKISARWVPRLLSVDGCTPVQFRWPKS; encoded by the coding sequence atggttttatttttattgtcgaTTAAAGCAAGAAACTTgtgtttatttagaaaaatggaaagaaGTGAGTTTCGAGCGGTGATTAAacacttatatttaaaaagtttaacacCGAAAGAGATCAAAGCTGAGTTGGGTGAAGTTCATGGCACATCTGCTCCTGTGTTTGCAACTGTTTACAATTGGGTAAATGAGTTTAAACGTGGCCGTACATCCACAAAAGGTGAACGTCGTTCGGGACGACCAGTGGAAGTGACTACTCCTGCAATAATTGACAAAATCCACGATATGGTTTTGAGTAATCGACGAATCAAAGTGCGCGAAATAGTTGAGGCCACTGGCATATCGCAAGATACAgtgttttcaattttgcaCGAAAAATTGggtgtgaaaaaaatttcggcAAGATGGGTGCCGCGTTTGCTCTCAGTGGACGGGTGCACACCTGTGCAGTTTCGATGGCCAAAATCATGA